A portion of the Streptomyces sp. NBC_00376 genome contains these proteins:
- a CDS encoding PIG-L family deacetylase, with amino-acid sequence MTDRPLTLMAVHAHPDDEATGTGGVLARYAAEGIRTVLVTCTDGGCGDGPGGVKPGDPGHDPAAVALMRRQELRASCDVLKVSDLEMLDYADSGMMGWPSNDAPGSFWQTPVEEGAARLAELMRHYRPDVVVTYDENGFYGHPDHIQAHRITMAALEMTALTPKVYWTTAPRSMMQRFGETMREFGGDMPEPDPAESAAMAEIGLPDDEITTWVDTTAFSGQKFDALAAHASQGENIFFLKMGKERFGELMGMETFVRVKDATGAAAPENDLFAGLR; translated from the coding sequence ATGACTGACCGGCCGTTGACGCTCATGGCAGTACACGCCCACCCCGACGACGAGGCCACCGGAACCGGAGGGGTCCTCGCGCGGTACGCGGCCGAAGGCATCCGCACGGTCCTCGTGACGTGTACCGACGGTGGTTGCGGTGATGGGCCGGGGGGTGTCAAGCCGGGCGATCCCGGGCATGATCCGGCGGCCGTCGCCTTGATGCGCCGCCAAGAACTCAGGGCGAGTTGTGACGTCCTGAAGGTCAGCGATCTGGAGATGCTGGACTATGCCGACTCCGGGATGATGGGGTGGCCGAGCAATGACGCCCCTGGATCCTTCTGGCAGACCCCCGTGGAGGAAGGCGCTGCCCGACTTGCGGAACTCATGCGGCACTACCGACCCGATGTGGTCGTCACCTACGACGAGAACGGCTTCTACGGCCACCCCGACCACATTCAGGCCCACCGCATCACGATGGCGGCGCTGGAGATGACCGCGCTGACACCGAAGGTGTACTGGACGACGGCGCCCCGCTCGATGATGCAGCGGTTCGGGGAGACCATGCGCGAGTTTGGTGGGGACATGCCGGAGCCGGATCCTGCCGAGTCCGCCGCGATGGCCGAGATCGGCCTGCCCGACGATGAGATCACCACGTGGGTCGACACCACCGCATTCAGCGGTCAGAAGTTCGATGCGCTGGCCGCGCACGCCAGTCAGGGCGAGAACATCTTCTTCCTCAAGATGGGCAAGGAGAGGTTCGGCGAGTTGATGGGCATGGAGACCTTCGTACGTGTCAAGGACGCCACCGGCGCGGCCGCACCCGAGAACGATCTCTTCGCCGGACTGCGCTGA
- a CDS encoding VOC family protein, with protein sequence MFALYPRMLAGNHPAVFAFYEGVLPGLTGYVLARGDAASGYASWDAPGGATAFAVIQRDMFVGEVPSAPPAGGAALVVPVADVAAMDAAVALCRRHGGVLVTPARDMPGWGLRAAHLRDPDGNLLEIQTY encoded by the coding sequence ATGTTCGCTTTGTATCCGCGCATGCTTGCCGGGAACCATCCGGCCGTCTTCGCTTTCTACGAGGGCGTACTGCCCGGGCTGACGGGGTACGTGCTCGCGCGTGGTGACGCGGCGTCCGGGTACGCCAGTTGGGACGCGCCCGGCGGAGCGACCGCGTTCGCCGTGATCCAGCGGGATATGTTCGTCGGTGAGGTCCCGTCGGCTCCTCCGGCGGGCGGCGCGGCTCTCGTGGTGCCCGTCGCTGACGTGGCTGCGATGGACGCGGCGGTCGCGCTGTGCCGTCGGCATGGCGGGGTGCTGGTGACGCCCGCCCGGGACATGCCGGGGTGGGGACTGCGGGCGGCGCACCTGCGTGACCCGGACGGGAACCTGCTGGAGATCCAGACGTACTGA
- a CDS encoding FG-GAP repeat domain-containing protein — protein MRKRLVTLALIAVAGCGAPGAVPDSTVSPGATQTAAATTRPTADPDTAGAHADFDGDGKEDLVITDTAATVDGKYAAGYAAVVSGSTADPGTPRHQVITQDSLGLGKAGTGGRFGSGAISADLDGDGRSDLITQAGSNTVFVVWGGRKKLSGAAQLTGATPVAGDFDGDGHADLVTSRGTDSKATIRFGPFTRTGKPARTKTLDLTPDKPSYYTARPTGVGDVNGDGKDDLVVTWSHVFADEIPTPRATLVYRGAANGVLRKGPRLKDARGKDMYGSTTLTSDVNKDGFVDVIVSLTCEIVGDEATPEGGSRLMVAYGGKSGWSTGLKPTTINEKTPGLPGEPVSSRCNFGYAPATGDVNGDGYADVAFSAPLKGDKTVTLVLRGGPQGLTGRSAKSISGLPAWPRLAIQDLNGDGAAELAVSTSYASGADDKVRILRGGPSGISTSRPMLIGPADLGLKPMTGDSFGSGFGH, from the coding sequence ATGCGGAAAAGACTTGTCACCCTGGCCCTGATCGCGGTAGCCGGCTGCGGGGCCCCCGGGGCCGTCCCCGACTCCACCGTCTCACCTGGCGCGACGCAGACCGCCGCGGCCACGACGAGGCCGACGGCCGACCCCGACACCGCCGGGGCTCATGCCGACTTCGACGGCGACGGGAAGGAGGATCTGGTCATCACCGACACGGCGGCCACGGTCGACGGCAAGTACGCCGCCGGTTACGCGGCAGTGGTGAGCGGGTCGACTGCCGACCCCGGCACCCCGCGCCACCAGGTGATCACCCAGGACAGCCTCGGCCTCGGCAAAGCGGGCACCGGCGGCCGCTTCGGCAGCGGTGCCATCTCGGCCGACCTCGACGGGGACGGCCGAAGCGACCTCATCACGCAGGCCGGCAGCAACACGGTCTTCGTGGTGTGGGGCGGAAGGAAGAAGCTCTCCGGAGCGGCGCAGCTGACCGGCGCCACGCCGGTCGCCGGCGACTTCGACGGCGACGGCCACGCCGACCTCGTCACGAGCCGAGGCACGGACTCGAAGGCGACGATACGGTTCGGCCCGTTCACCCGGACGGGCAAGCCGGCCCGCACGAAGACGCTCGACCTCACCCCCGACAAGCCGTCGTACTACACCGCCCGGCCCACCGGCGTCGGCGACGTGAACGGCGACGGCAAGGACGATCTGGTGGTCACCTGGTCGCATGTGTTCGCGGACGAGATCCCGACCCCCCGCGCCACCCTCGTGTACCGCGGAGCGGCCAACGGCGTACTGAGGAAGGGGCCGCGCCTCAAGGACGCGCGCGGCAAGGACATGTACGGCTCGACCACCCTCACGTCCGACGTGAACAAGGACGGCTTCGTCGATGTGATCGTCAGCCTCACCTGCGAGATCGTCGGCGACGAAGCCACGCCCGAGGGCGGCAGCCGGCTGATGGTCGCGTACGGCGGAAAGAGCGGGTGGAGCACCGGCCTGAAGCCCACGACGATCAACGAGAAGACACCGGGGCTGCCCGGCGAGCCGGTTTCCTCCCGCTGCAATTTCGGGTACGCGCCGGCGACGGGTGATGTGAACGGCGACGGTTACGCCGACGTCGCGTTCAGTGCCCCGCTCAAGGGCGACAAGACGGTGACCCTGGTGCTGCGCGGCGGACCGCAGGGCTTGACAGGTAGGAGCGCGAAGAGCATTTCCGGCCTCCCGGCGTGGCCCCGGCTGGCGATCCAGGACCTGAACGGCGACGGCGCGGCCGAACTGGCGGTCAGCACGTCGTACGCAAGCGGGGCCGACGACAAGGTCAGGATTCTGCGAGGCGGCCCTTCCGGCATCAGCACATCCAGGCCAATGCTCATCGGGCCTGCGGATCTGGGACTGAAGCCCATGACAGGGGACAGCTTCGGCTCCGGCTTCGGCCACTGA
- a CDS encoding endonuclease/exonuclease/phosphatase family protein has translation MVERADSGATSTVKAAAPPRAQCRTGRWEEYARGRPALTRDRALAALAVLTAGLLALHRAVPNSLGRLGSSLESFLPWLGLVVVVLLGPTLLRRSATALVALLLPVAAWTYLFGGLLLPGAEPGAHDLVVVQHNVSDENSDPAGTARTLADASPDLIALEELVRPALPVYERTLALDYPYRTVQGTVALWSKHPLTDARPLNIKPQGITEAWNRGLRAVVHTPHGEIAAYVAHLPSVRVGASGLASSWRDESAELLGRAIAAEKLKTVILLGDLNGTVDDRGLAPLTSRMNVAERGFAFSFPAAFPLARIDQVMTRSATVGHIRTLPATGSDHLPVAARITLG, from the coding sequence ATGGTGGAACGGGCGGACAGCGGTGCGACGTCGACGGTGAAGGCAGCGGCGCCCCCGCGGGCGCAGTGTCGGACGGGACGGTGGGAGGAGTACGCGAGGGGCCGGCCGGCCTTGACGCGGGACCGGGCCCTCGCCGCGCTCGCGGTGCTGACGGCCGGGCTGTTGGCTCTCCACCGGGCCGTCCCCAACTCCTTGGGCCGCCTGGGCAGTTCGCTGGAGAGCTTCCTGCCTTGGCTCGGCCTGGTGGTCGTGGTTCTGCTCGGTCCGACGCTGCTGCGGCGTTCGGCCACCGCGCTGGTGGCCCTGCTACTGCCGGTGGCGGCCTGGACGTACCTCTTCGGCGGGCTGCTGCTGCCCGGGGCAGAACCCGGCGCGCACGACCTGGTCGTGGTGCAGCACAACGTCAGCGACGAGAACAGCGACCCGGCGGGCACGGCCCGCACCCTGGCAGACGCCTCGCCCGATCTAATCGCGCTGGAGGAGCTGGTCCGCCCGGCGCTGCCGGTCTACGAGAGGACCCTCGCCCTGGACTATCCGTACCGCACAGTCCAGGGCACCGTCGCACTCTGGTCGAAGCATCCGCTCACCGACGCCCGGCCGTTGAACATAAAGCCCCAAGGGATCACGGAAGCCTGGAATCGCGGGCTGCGTGCCGTGGTCCACACACCGCATGGCGAGATCGCGGCGTACGTCGCGCACCTGCCCTCGGTCCGCGTCGGGGCGAGCGGCCTCGCGTCCTCCTGGCGCGACGAAAGCGCCGAGCTGCTGGGCAGGGCCATCGCCGCCGAGAAGCTGAAAACGGTGATCCTGCTGGGCGACCTCAACGGCACGGTCGACGACCGCGGGCTGGCCCCGCTGACCTCACGGATGAACGTGGCGGAACGCGGCTTCGCCTTCAGCTTCCCCGCCGCCTTCCCGCTGGCCCGGATCGACCAGGTCATGACCCGCTCGGCAACCGTCGGCCACATCCGCACCTTGCCCGCCACCGGCAGCGACCACCTGCCGGTCGCCGCCCGAATCACACTGGGCTGA
- a CDS encoding PP2C family protein-serine/threonine phosphatase codes for MVRKHSKKPVRPAEAIEPPSGAEVVIAVVSVTLLVLILGALSQSPVWLLGLLVFLPAAASALCTVRQTKFVSAWTGLVVIVTMLVRHGDGRPWLDRFLMILLTLVLGAASVYACHRRISREREMIGLRSTAAAMQRHILRPLPMLTDDVLVNGVYEPVQEDRLVGGDIYDVVDSPWGTRVLIGDVQGKGLPAVGAAFAVIGAFRATAHREPTLTALVDALDASVVRHNSYAAQTGDDERFVTALILNIDAGAEVQAINCGHVLPQVLQDATVTTPALTSGVPLGLAELADEPATVDWFVFPPGATLLLTTDGLTETRAADGAFYPLTESLTRRVSLSPTELPRALYDDARVFAGGGGQHDDVAVLTVRRSPSH; via the coding sequence GTGGTGCGTAAGCATTCGAAGAAGCCGGTGCGTCCGGCCGAGGCCATCGAACCGCCGAGCGGGGCCGAAGTCGTGATCGCCGTCGTCTCGGTCACCTTGCTGGTGCTGATTCTGGGGGCCCTGTCGCAGTCCCCGGTGTGGCTTCTGGGCCTTCTCGTCTTCCTTCCGGCGGCGGCGTCGGCGCTGTGCACCGTCCGCCAGACGAAGTTCGTGTCCGCCTGGACCGGACTCGTCGTGATCGTCACCATGCTGGTCCGGCACGGGGACGGGCGGCCGTGGCTCGACAGGTTCCTCATGATCCTGCTCACCCTCGTCCTGGGTGCGGCCTCCGTCTACGCGTGCCACCGCCGCATCAGCCGTGAGCGGGAGATGATCGGACTGCGCTCCACTGCGGCCGCGATGCAGCGGCACATCCTGCGCCCCCTGCCCATGCTCACCGACGACGTCCTGGTGAACGGGGTGTACGAGCCCGTGCAGGAGGACCGTCTGGTCGGCGGGGACATCTACGACGTCGTCGACTCGCCGTGGGGAACCCGGGTGCTGATCGGCGACGTCCAGGGAAAGGGCCTTCCGGCGGTCGGCGCCGCGTTCGCCGTCATCGGCGCATTCCGTGCGACGGCCCACCGGGAACCCACCCTGACCGCGCTCGTCGACGCCCTGGACGCCTCCGTAGTACGGCACAACTCCTATGCCGCGCAGACCGGCGACGACGAACGGTTCGTCACCGCGCTCATCCTCAACATCGACGCGGGTGCGGAGGTGCAGGCCATCAACTGCGGTCATGTCCTGCCACAGGTGCTGCAGGACGCCACTGTCACGACACCGGCCCTCACGTCCGGCGTCCCCCTCGGTCTCGCCGAGCTCGCCGACGAACCCGCAACGGTCGACTGGTTCGTCTTCCCGCCCGGCGCGACCCTGCTCCTGACCACGGACGGACTCACCGAGACCCGCGCCGCGGACGGTGCGTTCTACCCCCTCACCGAGAGCCTCACCCGGCGCGTGTCGCTCTCCCCCACCGAGCTGCCGCGTGCGCTGTACGACGACGCGCGTGTGTTCGCCGGGGGCGGCGGCCAGCACGACGACGTGGCGGTACTGACGGTGCGACGGTCACCGAGCCACTGA
- a CDS encoding helix-turn-helix domain-containing protein produces the protein MLQALGLGSAEEAVYTALLPRSSASAQELVRQTGLERAEIARVLLDLAARGLVAVVSEAGGEVSAPAGQGADGGPAARYRLTPPSVALAPLLVEQRNALQRAENAFSVLTEQYRSTAAHPAGSVVEVVVGVEQVAHRFHQLELGAQRELLVFLVGAPMAVPREDTDMAESSALDRGVEFRVVAAKDYLDGHEVAADMRAAITAGLELRLVDDLPLKMVVSDRERAMVPLEMAGPCGEPSAIVVHRSGLLTALVHLFEKEWDRARPLYPTASGVRAQTAEEQWPTEGELEVLSLLLAGISDRRAASQLGVSIRTVERRTRRLMDLAGADSRLQLGWHAARAGWL, from the coding sequence ATGTTGCAGGCACTGGGACTGGGCTCAGCCGAAGAGGCTGTCTACACCGCTCTGCTGCCCCGTTCGTCCGCCTCGGCCCAGGAACTCGTCCGGCAGACCGGACTGGAGCGGGCCGAGATCGCCCGAGTCCTGCTCGATCTGGCGGCACGTGGCCTGGTCGCGGTGGTGTCGGAGGCGGGCGGTGAGGTGTCTGCCCCGGCCGGCCAAGGAGCCGACGGCGGACCCGCCGCCCGGTACCGGCTCACGCCGCCTTCCGTGGCCCTCGCCCCGCTTCTCGTCGAGCAGCGCAACGCGTTGCAGCGGGCCGAGAACGCGTTCTCGGTGCTGACCGAGCAGTACCGGAGCACCGCCGCACACCCTGCGGGCAGTGTCGTGGAGGTGGTCGTCGGCGTGGAGCAGGTGGCCCACCGGTTCCACCAGCTGGAGCTCGGCGCGCAGCGGGAGCTGCTCGTGTTCCTCGTCGGCGCGCCGATGGCGGTGCCGCGCGAGGACACCGACATGGCGGAGAGTTCCGCGCTCGACCGCGGGGTCGAATTCCGGGTCGTGGCCGCGAAGGACTACCTCGACGGACACGAGGTGGCAGCGGACATGCGGGCGGCCATCACCGCGGGGCTGGAACTCCGCCTCGTCGACGACCTGCCGCTGAAGATGGTCGTGTCGGACCGGGAGCGCGCCATGGTGCCGCTGGAGATGGCCGGTCCTTGCGGCGAGCCGAGCGCCATCGTGGTGCACCGCAGCGGTCTGCTCACCGCCCTTGTGCACCTGTTCGAGAAGGAATGGGACCGGGCCCGGCCGCTGTACCCCACTGCCTCGGGCGTACGGGCGCAGACGGCAGAGGAGCAATGGCCGACCGAGGGCGAACTCGAAGTCCTGTCCTTGCTGCTGGCGGGGATCTCCGACCGGCGCGCGGCTTCGCAGCTAGGTGTCTCCATCCGGACCGTGGAGCGGCGGACGCGCCGTCTGATGGACCTTGCGGGAGCCGATTCCCGCCTGCAGCTCGGCTGGCACGCTGCCCGCGCGGGCTGGCTGTGA
- a CDS encoding GNAT family N-acetyltransferase, whose translation MIDRMDTVLGNVAVSAVDQCHRTGWVSYWTAVPARGRGVASLACRPLARWSFDELELFRLELGHRTNNPAS comes from the coding sequence GTGATCGACCGCATGGACACCGTGCTGGGCAACGTGGCCGTCAGCGCAGTGGATCAATGTCATCGGACCGGGTGGGTGTCGTACTGGACTGCGGTCCCTGCCCGAGGCCGGGGCGTCGCATCGCTCGCTTGCCGGCCGCTGGCACGCTGGTCCTTCGACGAGCTCGAACTGTTCCGACTCGAACTGGGCCATCGAACCAACAACCCGGCCTCCTGA